Proteins found in one Toxotes jaculatrix isolate fToxJac2 chromosome 18, fToxJac2.pri, whole genome shotgun sequence genomic segment:
- the ints1 gene encoding integrator complex subunit 1 isoform X1 yields the protein MNRPKPTTLRRPSAAKPSGHPPPGDFIALGSKSQGGEPKAPAVLLKPASTGLPADRKRETSSALPSSSGLSSLTKRPKLSTTPPVSALGRLADVAAVDKRAISPSIKEPSVVPIEVSPAVLLDEIEAAESEGNDDRIEGLLCGAVKQLKMNRAKPDITLYLSLMFLAKIKPNVFATQGIIEALCSLLRRDASINFKAKGNSLVSVLACNLLMAAYEEDENWPDIFVKVYIEDSLGERIWVDSSHCKNFVDNIQTAFGTKMPPKSMLLQADTGRCGGDLSAGSSPHPSTPDEDDSQTELLIAEEKLSPEDEGQVMPRYEELAESVEDYVLDVLRDQLNRRQPMDNVSRNLLRLLTATCGYKEARLMAVQRLEMWLQNPKLTRPAQDLLMSLCMNCNTHGTDDMEVISNLIKIRLKPKVLLNHYMLCVRELLNAHRDNLGTMVKLVIFNELSNARNPNNMQVLHTVLQHSPEQAPKFLAMVFQDLLTNKDDYLRASRALLREIIKQTKHEINFQSFCFGLMQERKEASYVDMEFKERFVIQVTDLLTVSMMLGITAQVKEAGIAWDKGEKKNLEVLRSFQNQIAAIQRDAVWWLHTVVPTISKVGAKDYVHCLHKVLFTEQPETYYKWDNWPPESDRNFFLRLCSEVPLLEDTLMRILVIGLSRDLPLGPADAMELADHLVKRAAGVQSDDLEVLRVERIQLIDAVLNLCTYHHPENIQLPAGYQPPNLAISTLYWKAWLLLLVVAAFNPQRIGLAAWDGYPTLKMLMEMVMTNNYTYPPCTIADEDTKTEMINRELQISQREKQEILAFESHLAAASTKQTITESNSLLLSQLTSLDPQGPPRRPPPQVQEQVKSLNQSLRLGHLLCRSRNPDFLLNIIQRQASSQSMPWLADLVQSSEGSLDVLPVQCLCEFLLHDAADDSLPVEDDEEGESKEQRAKKRQRQQKQRQLLGRLQDLLLGPKADEQTTCEVLDYFLRRLSSSQVASRVLAMKGLSLVLSEGGLKDGDERDQPMEEDSGDAELLPGYQWLLQDLPKLPLFDSVRGMTSTALQQAIHMETDPQTISAYLIYLSQHAPVEEQASHNDLALDVARLIVERSTIMNSLFSKHCSRPESDAVLSAFLTIFSTYIKRMRKTKEGEDLYSWSESQDQVFLRWTTGETATMHILVVHAMVILLTLGPPKGESDFYALLDIWFPDKKPLPTAFLVDTSEEALLLPDWLKLRMIRSEVSRLVDAALHDLEPQQLLLFVQSFGIPVSSMSKLLQYLDQAVSHDPQTLEQNIMDKHYMAHLVEVQHERGATGGHTFHTLLSSSLPPRRDSSEASKAKVTVETPHSSVKMRAAGQLPAVGPDDDLTGMLLQIFPLKVDPRWHGPPPSQLSLALQQALAKELMRAKQGQVQQGGLAFRLLQAIAALLTSAHAGPIVMSMHRSHALSCPLMRQLHLYQRLVSQDITFSSLFLKVIVEMLIWLDNPTVEAGPLKTLLRSFAGQNSHKHMHSDVRTGFLHLAEALAYRRDSEVPLRAIIAMLKAGDRCNAEAELIGKVLQGLMEVKSPYLEELLSLLMSVGTQNGTAGPVAMVISLLLQESEERAVKKEVDSNNSSEVTKSGLSSGLLIDWMEHLDPEVTSVCPDLQQKLLFALNKARGTPAYRPYLLALLTHQSNWATLLQCISALLSKRRDYKLDPSSALDFLWACSRIPRIWQGRDQKIPQKKTEKFVLRLSSEELISLVDLILSESELNGRDSQQDDKSSVDQASCSLIQSRLPLLHSYCNGDLENIKKVSEYLINCTKKWEDSAMSKRCLNLLLQIYLHFPEVIQHVTLPDGTFSSGGAADGSSCKLDVLVHRLVTLLADIGDSKSAESRASDANLACRKLAVSHPVLLLRHLPMIAGLLHSRIHLNVYEFRQQNHMTFFSNVLAILELLQPLVFHSDHQRALQDCLLSFMKVLQRTRSPLVFINKFLQFTQKYITHDAAAAIPYLQKHSDILQALCAENPDLVQLKSLLAGLTLPLKSSSAEVTTEERDVEDLSTGSLPLVNISASVSLSAADMTMYLKKMSRGEAVEDVLEVLTEVDEKSRRSPEIIQYFINDLQRLMVSSEELCRNMAFSLALRCMQNNPCLATDFLPTFMYCMGSGNFDVVQTALRNLPEYVLLCQEHADILLHKAFLVGIYGQIDTSSMISESMKVLHMEATT from the exons ATGAATCGTCCCAAACCCACAACCCTCAGACGCCCCAGTGCTGCAAAACCATCAG GTCACCCACCACCAGGAGATTTCATTGCCCTTGGATCAAAGAGCCAGGGTGGAGAGCCCAAAGCTCCCGCTGTCCTCCTGAAACCAGCATCCACAGGATTACCGGCTGACCGAAAGAGAGAGACTTCCTCCGCTCTGCCCTCCTCATCAGGTCTGTCCAGCCTCACCAAGCGTCCCAAACTATCCACCACCCCTCCAGTCAGTGCCCTGGGAAGACTCGCTGATGTAGCCGCTGTGGACAAGAGGGCAATATCACCCTCAATAAAGGAGCCATCAGTGGTACCTATTGAAG tgTCACCGGCAGTGCTACTGGATGAGATTGAAGCTGCGGAGTCTGAAGGAAATGATGATCGCATTGAGGGACTGTTGTGTGGAGCAGTGAAACAACTGAAGATGAACAGAGCTAAACCTGACATCACACTGTACCTCAGTCTCATGTTTCTGGCCAAAATCAAGCCCAATGTTTTTGCAACTCAAGGAATCATTGAG GCCTTGTGCAGCCTCCTGCGTCGAGATGCTTCTATCAACTTTAAGGCAAAAGGGAATAGCCTGGTGTCCGTTCTTGCTTGCAATCTGCTGATGGCTGCTTATGAGGAGGATGAGAACTGGCCAGATATCTTTGTTAAA GTGTACATTGAGGACTCTCTGGGGGAAAGAATCTGGGTGGACAGTTCTCACTGTAAGAATTTTGTTGACAACATCCAGACTGCTTTTGGCACAAAGATGCCTCCGAAGAGTATGCTGCTGCAGGCTGACACTGGCCGCTGTGGTGGAGATCTCAGTGCAG GGAGCAGCCCTCACCCCTCAACTCCTGATGAGGATGACAGCCAGACCGAATTGCTGATAGCAGAGGAGAAACTCAGCCCTGAGGATGAGGGGCAGGTGATGCCGAG GTACGAGGAGCTGGCAGAGAGCGTGGAGGACTATGTGCTCGATGTCCTCAGGGACCAGCTGAACCGCAGGCAGCCGATGGACAACGTGTCTAGGAATCTGCTGCGTCTGCTCACAGCCACATGTGGCTACAAAGAGGCACGACTCATGGCTGTGCAGAGGCTGGAGATGTGGCTCCAGAACCCGAAG CTGACTCGACCAGCCCAAGACCTCCTCATGTCTTTGTGTATGAACTGCAACACCCACGGAACAGATGACATGGAGGTGATCTCCAACCTGATCAAGATCCGGCTCAAACCTAAAGTCCTCCTCAACCACTACATGCTGTGTGTCAG GGAGCTGCTAAACGCACACAGAGACAACCTGGGTACTATGGTGAAATTGGTGATTTTCAATGAGCTGTCCAATGCCAGGAATCCCAACAACATGCAGGTCCTCCACACAGTGCTCCAGCACAGCCCAGAACAGGCTCCAAAG TTCTTGGCGATGGTGTTCCAGGACCTGCTAACCAATAAGGATGATTACCTCCGTGCCTCCCGAGCTTTGCTGAGAGAGATCATCAAACAGACCAAGCATGAGATTAACTTCCAGTCCTTCTGCTTTGGTTTAATGCAGGAGCGAAAGGAGGCCAGCTATGTGGACATGGAGTTCAAA GAGCGTTTTGTTATCCAAGTGACAGATTTACTGACCGTCTCCATGATGTTGGGCATCACTGCTCAGGTCAAAGAAGCTGGCATTGCGTGGgacaaaggagagaagaaga ATCTGGAGGTCCTGAGATCGTTCCAGAATCAGATAGCTGCCATACAGAGAGACGCCGTGTGGTGGCTTCACACCGTGGTTCCCACCATCAGCAAAGTTGGTGCAAAAGACTACGTTCACTG CCTCCACAAAGTGCTTTTCACGGAGCAACCTGAGACGTATTACAAGTGGGACAACTGGCCTCCTGAGAgtgacaggaa tttcttcctTCGACTCTGCTCGGAGGTGCCTCTGTTGGAGGACACGCTGATGCGCATTCTGGTGATCGGGTTGTCACGTGATTTGCCCCTGGGCCCGGCTGATGCCATGGAGCTAGCAGATCACCTGGTGAAGAGAGCTGCTGGAGTTCAGTCTGATG ATCTGGAGGTCCTGAGAGTGGAGAGGATCCAACTCATTGATGCAGTGCTGAATCTGTGTACATACCACCACCCAGAGAACATCCAGCTGCCAGCAGG GTACCAACCGCCAAATTTGGCTATATCCACGCTCTATTGGAAGGCATGGCTGCTGTTGCTTGTGGTGGCTGCATTTAATCCTCAGAGGATAG GTTTGGCTGCCTGGGATGGCTATCCGACGCTGAAGATGCTCATGGAGATGGTTATGACAAA TAATTATACCTACCCTCCTTGCACCATTGCGGACgaggacacaaagacagagatgatCAACAGGGAGCTGCAGATCTCCCAAAGAGAGAAGCAAGAGATTCTGGCCTTTGAAAGCCACTTGGCTGCAGCTTCCACCAAACAGACCATCACAGAGAGCAACAGTTTGCTGTTGTCTCAGCTGACCAGTCTGGATCCACA ggGTCCTCCTCGTCGACCTCCACCCCAGGTCCAGGAGCAAGTAAAAAGCCTCAACCAGTCTTTGCGCCTGGGACACCTCCTCTGCCGCAGCCGCAACCCAGACTTCCTCCTCAACATCATCCAGAGACAG GCTTCTTCTCAGTCTATGCCGTGGTTGGCTGATTTGGTTCAGTCCAGTGAGGGGTCCTTGGATGTGCTTCCAGTGCAGTGCCTGTGTGAATTCCTTCTCCATGATGCCGCAGATGACAGTCTGCCAGTAGAGGATGATGAAGAAGGAGAGAGCAAAGAGCAGAGGGCCAAGAAGAGACAA agacaacaaaagcaaaggCAGCTGCTTGGACGACTCCAGGACCTTTTGTTGGGTCCTAAGGCTGACGAACAGACAACTTGTGAAGTGCTGGATTATTTCCTGCGTCGTCTCAGCTCTTCTCAGGTGGCATCGAGAGTCCTAGCTATGAAG GGCTTGTCATTGGTGCTGAGTGAAGGAGGTTTGAAGGATGGAGACGAGAGGGATCAGCCCATGGAAGAAGACTCTGGAGATGCTGAGCTCTTGCCAGGGTACCAGTGGCTGCTGCAAGACCTTCCAAAGCTCCCCCTGTTTGACAGCGTCAGGGGCATGACGTCCACTGCTCTGCAACAG GCCATTCACATGGAGACAGATCCACAGACGATCAGTGCCTATCTCATCTACCTATCCCAGCACGCACCAGTGGAAGAGCAGGCTTCTCATAATGACTTGGCTCTG GATGTTGCCCGGCTTATCGTCGAACGTTCCACCATCATGAACAGCCTGTTTTCCAAACACTGCTCCAGGCCTGAGTCTGATGCTGTGCTCTCTGCTTTCCTCACCATCTTCTCTACTTACATCAAGAGAATGAGGAAGACCAAAGAGGGCGAGGATCTTTACAGCTGG tctgagtCTCAGGACCAGGTGTTTCTGCGTTGGACTACCGGAGAGACTGCTACAATGCACATCCTTGTGGTCCATGCCATGGTTATCCTGCTGACTCTGGGGCCACCCAAAG GAGAGAGTGATTTCTACGCTCTTTTGGACATTTGGTTCCCTGACAAGAAACCCCTGCCCACTGCCTTCCTGGTTGACACTTCAGAAGAGGCCCTCCTGCTGCCTGATTGGTTGAAACTCAGGATGATCCGATCAGAGGTCTCTCGACTGGTTGATGCAG CTCTGCACGACCTGGagcctcagcagctgctgttgtttgttcagtCCTTTGGCATTCCTGTGTCCAGCATGAGTAAACTTCTGCAGTACCTGGATCAGGCTGTTTCCCATGACCCACAGACACTTGAGCAGAACATCATGGACAAGC ATTACATGGCCCACCTGGTTGAGGTGCAACATGAGCGAGGTGCCACTGGGGGGCACACTTTCCATACATTACTgagctcctctcttcctccacgCAGAG ATTCTTCTGAAGCAAGTAAGGCCAAAGTTACCGTGGAAACGCCCCACAGCTCTGTGAAGATGAGAGCAGCTGGTCAGCTTCCTGCAGTCGGGCCTGACGATGACCTCACGGGCATGTTGCTTCAG ATATTCCCCTTAAAAGTGGACCCTCGCTGGCATGGCCCACCTCCCAGCCAgctctctctggctctgcagCAAGCCTTGGCTAAAGAACTGATGCGGGCCAAACAGGGCCAAGTTCAGCAGGGTGGGTTGGCATTTCGCCTCCTACAGGCCATTGCTGCCCTGCTGACCTCTGCCCACGCAGGGCCTATTGTCATGTCAATGCACCGTAGCCATGCCCTCTCTTGTCCACTCATGCGCCAGCTTCATCTCTACCAG cGTCTTGTGTCCCAGGACATCACTTTCTCCTCACTATTCCTCAAGGTCATTGTTGAGATGTTAATCTGGTTAGACAACCCAACTGTGGAGGCAGGACCACTGAAGACCCTGCTCAGATCCTTCGCTGGTCAGaactctcacaaacacatgcacagtgatG TGCGGACAGGTTTCCTCCACCTGGCTGAGGCTTTGGCGTATCGCAGAGATAGTGAAGTGCCACTGAGAGCCATCATTGCGATGCTGAAAGCTGGAGACAGATGTAATGCAGAAGCAGAGCTCATTGGCAAAG tgttacagGGGCTGATGGAGGTGAAGTCGCCGTATTTGGAGGAGCTACTGTCTCTGTTGATGTCTGTGGGTACTCAGAATGGGACAGCTGgccctgttgccatggtgatttCCTTGCTGCTTCAGGAAAGTGAGGAGCGAGCTGTGAAAAAGGAAGTGGATTCTAACAA CAGCTCTGAGGTGACGAAGTCAGGACTGAGCTCTGGGCTGCTCATCGATTGGATGGAGCATCTTGACCCCGAGGTCACGTCGGTGTGTCCAGACCTTCAGCAGAAACTGCTGTTTGCCCTCAACAAG GCCCGGGGCACCCCTGCCTACAGACCCTATCTTTTGGCCTTGCTTACACATCAGTCAAACTGGGCCACCCTCCTGCAGTGTATCAGTGCTCTTCTCAGCAAACGCCGAGACTACAA ACTGGACCCATCATCCGCCCTGGATTTCCTGTGGGCTTGCAGCCGCATCCCACGTATCTGGCAAGGACGAGACCAGAAGATACCTCAA aagaaaacagagaagtttGTGCTGCGACTCAGTTCAGAGGAGCTCATCAGCCTGGTGGACCTGATCCTATCAGAGTCGGAGCTCAACGGTCGGGACTCACAACAGGATGACAAAAGCAGCGTGGACCAGGCCTCCTGCTCCCTCATCCAGTCCAGGCTACCCCTCCTTCACTCCTACTGCAATGGAGATCTGGAAAACATCAAGAAAGTCTCAGAGTACCTCATCAACTGCACCAAGAAATGGGAGGACAG TGCGATGAGTAAGCGGTGCCTGAACTTGCTGCTGCAGATTTATCTGCATTTTCCTGAGGTCATCCAGCACGTTACCCTGCCTGACGGCACCTTCAGCAGTGGAGGGGCTGCAGACGGCAGCAGCTGCAAG cTTGATGTCCTGGTCCATCGCCTGGTCACTCTGCTCGCCGATATAGGGGACTCAAAGTCTGCTGAGAGCCGTGCGTCTGATGCAAACCTTGCCTGTAGGAAGTTGGCTGTTTCGCATCCTGTCCTTTTGCTCAG ACACCTGCCTATGATTGCAGGGCTTCTGCACAGTCGCATTCACCTCAACGTGTACGAGTTTCGGCAGCAAAACCACATGACCTTCTTCAGCAATGTGCTCGCcatcctggagctgctgcagccgctTGTTTTCCACAGCGACCACCAGAGGGCGCTTCAAGACTGCCTTCTGTCATTTATGAAGGTCCTTCAG AGGACTCGTTCTCCGTTGGTCTTCATCAACAAATTTCTGCAGTTCACACAGAAGTACATCACGCACGATGCAGCGGCAGCCATTCCTTATCTGCAGAAGCACTCTGACATCCTACA GGCACTGTGTGCAGAAAACCCAGACCTGGTCCAGCTGAAATCTCTGCTGGCTGGACTCACTTTGCCATTGAAAAGCTCCTCAGCAGAGGTCACGACAGAAGAAAGGGATG TAGAGGACCTGTCCACCGGCTCCCTGCCCCTTGTCAACATATCTGCCTCCGTTTCACTGAGTGCAGCTGACATGACAATGTACCTGAAAAAGATGTCAAGAGGAGAAGCAGTGGAGG ATGTGTTGGAAGTGTTGACAGAGGTGGATGAGAAGTCGAGGAGGAGCCCAGAGATAATCCAATACTTCATT AACGATCTTCAGAGACTGATGGTGTCCTCTGAGGAGCTGTGTCGGAACATGGCCTTCAGTCTGGCTCTGCGCTGCATGCAGAATAATCCCTG CCTGGCAACAGACTTCCTGCCGACTTTCATGTACTGTATGGGCAGCGGTAACTTCGACGTGGTACAGACTGCTCTCAGGAATCTTCCAGAATATGTGCTTCTCTGTCAAG aaCATGCAGACATCTTACTCCACAAGGCGTTTTTAGTGGGTATCTACGGACAAATTGACACAAGTTCAATGATTTCAGAGTCTATGAAAGTCCTCCACATGGAAGCAACAACATAA